CGAACACCCCGGCGACGAGGAGGCACAGCAGCAGCACCCCGATCCAGCGCCCCCGGAGCATGACCTCGCGGAGGGTCGGGGGGAACAGAGCAGGAGTCGTCACGGTCGAGCGCTGTGCCTCAGGCCTCGTACGGCGCGAGCACGACCTCGACCCGCTGGAACTCCTTGAGGTCGGAGTATCCGGTGGTCGCCATCGACTTGCGCAGCGCGCCGATGAGGTTCGCGGTGCCGTCGGCGACCGGGGCCGGGCCGTAGAGGATCTCCTCGAGCGTGCCGATTCCCCCGACCTCGACACGACGGCCTCGCGGCAGCTTCGAGTGGTGGGCTTCGGGACCCCAGTGGAAGCCGCGGCCGGGCGCATCGGTGGCCCGAGCGAGCGCGACACCGAGCATGACGGCGTCCGCCCCCATGGCGAGCGCCTTGACGATGTCGCCGGAGGTGCCGACGCCCCCATCGGCGATCACGTGGACGTAGCGGCCCCCGGACTCGTCGAGGTAGTCGCGGCGAGCCGCGGCGACGTCGGAGACCGCGGTCGCCATCGGCGCGTGGATGCCGAGAGTGGCACGCGTCGTGGATGCCGCCCCGCCGCCGAAACCGACGAGCACACCTGCTGCGCCCGTGCGCATGAGGTGGAGGGCCGCGGTGTAGGTCGCCGCGCCACCGACGATGACGGGGACGTCGAGGTCGTAGATGAACTTCTTGAGGTTGAGGGGCTCCGCGACGCTCGAGACGTGCTCGGCAGACACGGTGGTGCCGCGGATCACGAACAGGTCGACGCCCGCTGCGGCGACCGTGTCGTAGTACTCCTGGGTGCGCTGCGGCGTCAGCGAACCGGCGACCGTGACGCCGGACTCGCGGATCTCGGCGAGTCGGCGGGTGATGAGCTCGGGCTTGATCGGCTCCGAGTACAGCTGCTGCATCCGGACGGTGGCCTCGCCCTCGTCGAGTCCGGCGATCTCCGCCAGCAGCGGCTCCGGGTCTTCATAACGCGTCCACAGACCCTCGAGGTCGAGGACGCCGAGCCCGCCGAGCTGTCCGAGCATGATCGCCGTCTGCGGGCTCACGACCGAGTCCATCGGCGCTCCCAGCACCGGGATGTCGAAGCCGAAGGCGTCGATCGTCCATGCGGTCGACACGTCCTCCGGGTTGCGCGTGCGCCGCGATGGCACCACCGCGATGTCGTCGAACGTGTACGCGCGACGTGCGCGCTTTCCTCGGCCGAGCTCGATCTC
Above is a window of Microbacterium aurugineum DNA encoding:
- a CDS encoding GuaB3 family IMP dehydrogenase-related protein produces the protein MEIELGRGKRARRAYTFDDIAVVPSRRTRNPEDVSTAWTIDAFGFDIPVLGAPMDSVVSPQTAIMLGQLGGLGVLDLEGLWTRYEDPEPLLAEIAGLDEGEATVRMQQLYSEPIKPELITRRLAEIRESGVTVAGSLTPQRTQEYYDTVAAAGVDLFVIRGTTVSAEHVSSVAEPLNLKKFIYDLDVPVIVGGAATYTAALHLMRTGAAGVLVGFGGGAASTTRATLGIHAPMATAVSDVAAARRDYLDESGGRYVHVIADGGVGTSGDIVKALAMGADAVMLGVALARATDAPGRGFHWGPEAHHSKLPRGRRVEVGGIGTLEEILYGPAPVADGTANLIGALRKSMATTGYSDLKEFQRVEVVLAPYEA